In one Hydrogenispora ethanolica genomic region, the following are encoded:
- the tnpA gene encoding IS66 family insertion sequence element accessory protein TnpA, with the protein MIRTETQKIVTQMRLSGWSEAVKERLASGQTVTEFCEAKGISQTTYYYRQKKVREAACAELMRVQNHEGKIVPNGWVRLADSEPETVAASALTIEVRGFHLAVNRETDMELLAKVCRMMKSL; encoded by the coding sequence GTGATTAGAACGGAGACCCAAAAAATCGTAACACAGATGCGGCTGTCGGGCTGGAGCGAAGCGGTTAAGGAACGGCTGGCCAGCGGACAGACTGTAACGGAATTTTGCGAAGCAAAAGGGATCAGCCAAACAACCTATTACTACCGGCAGAAAAAAGTGCGGGAAGCGGCCTGCGCCGAGCTTATGAGGGTACAAAACCATGAGGGTAAGATCGTGCCGAACGGTTGGGTGCGGCTTGCGGATTCCGAACCCGAGACCGTCGCCGCAAGCGCCCTGACCATAGAAGTCAGAGGGTTTCACCTCGCTGTAAATCGCGAAACAGACATGGAGCTACTGGCGAAGGTCT
- the lexA gene encoding transcriptional repressor LexA, which yields MEDLSERQKLILDYILSELQKKGYPPSVREIGEAVGLSSSSSVHAHLAKLEEMGYLRRDPTKPRAIEVLVGNSSPDTFNFGSVKYVPIVGQVTAGQPILAEQNIQDYFPLPADFSVAAEVFMLKVKGDSMINAGIYDGDFVIVNRNPAAQNGEIVVAMLEDEATVKRFYKESDCIRLQPENEKYEPILAPDIRVVGKVIGLFRKMN from the coding sequence ATGGAAGATTTATCGGAAAGACAAAAACTTATATTGGATTATATTTTGAGCGAACTTCAAAAGAAGGGTTATCCTCCTTCGGTTCGGGAGATTGGGGAAGCTGTCGGTCTCAGTTCAAGTTCTTCAGTTCATGCCCATTTGGCGAAATTGGAGGAAATGGGTTATTTACGTAGAGATCCGACTAAACCTCGGGCGATCGAAGTATTGGTCGGAAATAGTTCACCGGACACTTTTAACTTCGGCAGTGTAAAATACGTTCCGATCGTTGGTCAAGTTACCGCGGGTCAACCTATATTGGCCGAGCAGAATATTCAGGATTACTTCCCGCTTCCCGCCGATTTTTCCGTAGCCGCCGAAGTTTTCATGCTGAAGGTTAAAGGCGACAGCATGATTAATGCCGGGATTTATGACGGAGATTTCGTGATTGTTAACCGCAATCCGGCCGCCCAAAACGGTGAGATTGTTGTTGCCATGCTCGAGGATGAAGCAACTGTAAAAAGGTTTTACAAAGAATCGGATTGTATCCGTTTACAGCCTGAAAATGAGAAATATGAACCGATTCTCGCGCCAGATATCCGCGTCGTCGGAAAAGTGATTGGACTTTTTCGAAAGATGAACTGA